The nucleotide window GAATAATAAGgtcaaaatattatgtgataTCAATCGCGTAGAAactggaaattctttgatttaccggggtAACAAgtgcctatgtcactcttcactGGGGGAGATTCGTTAACACACTCATGCTAACACATTCATACAAACATTATCAACAAGTGTCATgggcttttttttaaaaaaaaaaaaaaattgtcatccCTACGTTGCAAAAATGTAATCAAGGTatcaaaaaaattttcaaaagagcatattaaaacaaaattagaaatccaagagtgaagctcgcccgacttcatacctaggtacattacatgtgtagctaaacaaaaattattttctactttttagtgtttttggtttttgaagtcggttttatttttcttttgaaaattttttatttcacaatttttagtggccccactgtactataatatgctatgcccagttaaaaccctactgtttactaagctattacagtgatcgcgagcaatttgctcttatccattgaggagttctgttctccatctccgaagatattcatcagatcttcaccaaatttatatgggactacctgcacagtataccctttcaaacaaaaaaaaaattttccaaatcggtccaggggtctttgagtaatcggggaacatacataaaaaaaaaataaaaaaaataaaaaaaaaaaaaaagatcccgacgaattgagaacctcctccttttttggaagtcggttaaaaatcgttaatttttcaaattaatgatttaattttccaacaaaatcgataaaaaattaatcatactgtatattatatactttatGAAAGCTGACAGATTAATAGATTTGTTTTTTATCGATTTTGTTATAGGGTCACCATCGGTAAAATATATAAACTATGGTAACAATATCGTTTAGCAATCAAAGTGTTTAtcatttaaaagataaaaacaCACCGTAATAAAACCCAAATAGTATGCAAAACCCCGCCCGGCAACTAGAAttgataatatattaataaataattggtagAAAAATacatacagtaggtacctattctcaaaataagaatttaatatgtattatctATAGCTATAACGTCTAAACATTACAGGTTATTCCAAATGACTCATAAAGTTGACTATAAGCTTATTTTGATCACGTGTAACTTATTTGTGGACTATTGtttacttataagttataagttaGTAGCATAGGTGGCTATGATAAAAAACAGTCCATTatcttgatttttaattttcatattataaaataacacaaataTTCTAATATGatacttttaaaatactatatataacctttttgtataattaataatattttttcgagGCGAaggttgtaaaaataaaaaaatgcagaaCTGAgactttcaaaattattatttaatttttttatcatatcaAATTTGAACATTGAAAATCTTTAATCTTAGACAAAGTTATTGTAAACCGAGGCAGTttactaattaaattatattcattAATTAACAGTTATTAAGTAAAGGCTTAGATAGTACATAGTaaacaacaaatataaaatgtatccaTGTACAACAACCCAATTTTCGAAAGTTGGTCGATAGTATCAGGCGCTATATAATTTTATCTCACATCGATCAAATGTATGTAGTTGTATCCATCTTCTATTTCGTATGGAGGCCTCACTGGCTGCGCTTGAAATAAGGATAGGGGTAAAAGGTCATCTCTAAAAATAACTGCAGGGTTAAGTGTTGTGCTATAGTCTCCATTGACTGGATTTGCAGTAGTGGCTTGATGTGGATGTCCATATGTTTCTTGGTCGTTATTGGAAGTTTGTTGGGACGGATGTTCATGTAAAGGTGTCTCAATAGCAGATGGGCCATTCTGCGAGCCGCCGTGAGGATGTAATTCACCTTGGGAAAATGGTATGCAATGAGGAGGTCCGCCATGTGGAGGGGATGGGCCGCCAGGAGTTTCACAATTTGTAAGTGGTCTATCATAGGGAGGTGACCCGCCATGATGTGGTGGTCTACTATGTGAAGGATGTCCATGAGGAGGTGGTTTACCATGAGAAGGAGATCCACCATGAGGTGGGGGTTTATCATGATGAGAAAGTCCACCATCCGGTTGTTTATCATGATGAGGTGATCCACCTTGTGGCGGTGGTTTATTATGGGAAAAGTGTTCACCATGCGGAGGTGGTTTGTCATTATGAGCAGATCCACCGTGATGAGGTGGTCTACCATGAGGAGGAGATCCACTATGAGGCGGTGGCCTATTATGTTGAGGAGGTCCACCATGAGGAGATTGATGTCCACCATGCGAAGGTGGTTTATGATGGTGAGACGATCCACCTTGTGGAGGTGGTTTGTCATAGTGAGTAGATCCACCATGATGAGGTGGTCTACTATGAGAGGGTGGTTTACCTTGATAAGGAGACTCACCATGAGAATGAGATCCACCATAAGGCGGGGGTCTATCGTGGTTAGAAGATCCCCCGTGCGGAGATTGATGTCCACCATGCGATGGTTTATTATGATGAGACGATCCACCTTGTGCAGGCGGTTCACTATGGGAAGGTGGTCTGTCATGGTGAGAAGATCCACTGTGATGAGGTGGTCTACCATGAGGAGGTGGTCTGCCATAAGAAAATACACCATGAGACTGCAGTGGTCTTTCATAATGAGAAAGTCCCCCATGGGGAAGTTGACGTCCACCAAGCGGAGGTTGTTTATCATGGAGAACTGGTCCTCCTTGTGGAGATTGTTTAATATGAGAAGAATGTTCATCATGCTTAGGTGGTCTGTTATGATGAGTAGATTCACCATGTGGCCTATTATGGTGAGAAGATCCAGTATAAGGTGGCTTACCATGAGAAGATAATTCACCACTATGAAGCGGCTTGCCATGAGGATAATATGTTCCATCAAGCATAGGATTTTTATTGTGTGATTGTGGCTTGGTATAATCTGGAGGATTACTTTGAGATAACCAAAAGGGTGGCTGACCCGATGGCCATTTCCTAAATGGTAAAAGACCGAATTCTTCATACGGAGAATATTTTTCACGATTAAAACTGCCGTAATCTAGCAAGTCTTTGTCGTTAACTTTTTGTGAATTTGGACCAGAAATATCTCGATGTTGAAAATTattgtcatttttatttgttactaataTAGCTTTTTGTGGAATCTTATGGATTTCTGATGTTTCTATACCGTCCGTCCTGTTGAAACATTTATTTACTCGTTCATTGGAATCTTTACAGTTTGTTTTTTCTGCAATACTTCCCCCACGGGAACTGGCTGAATTATTTTCGCTTTCATCgtttcctgaaaaaaaaaatagattctcACGTTAAAATATCATCGAACTTATAAATGTTCGCATACTAGTTATACGTTTTCATATAcctataacttttattatatgaaagtaACAGATTATTTGGGGTTTAACCAAATAGCCTGCGACTCATAAGTTTTatgcataaattattatcttcttgATACACTTAGATAGCTAAAGCCGACACATAAATGTTAATtattgttaataatatattaatcaaGTACGTGTCAAAACATATATAGATAGAGTTCCGCAgtcatgataataattaaaattgtttttggtTTTGAAGCCTTTGTCGCCATAGCTATAATTTTTAGGAAGTCTAGATTCTgactttaagtacctattattaaagAGTGAAATTAgtgtatacttaatatatttttttcgtcaTTGTTTAACGATGCCCGGTTAACTAATAATGCAgcagaatataatatataaatagcaATAAGTTGAAGTTTAACATACGTAAAAAGTATAGGTACTATATAAACAAACTACATACCTTTGTAAGTTCCATTTTCTGCGCAGAAACACGTTATTGTACAAACACATATAAAAATGaggtaataataaatagtgTCGTACACAATTTTCATGTTGACATtaaccacataatattatgttagtaagaCTAGCAGCTAAAATTGATAGAGGTGCTGCCCATCTTTGCCATGCGAATGAAGGAATATTAGATATTTTGTTAATTCACATGATTTCAAACCGGTGTGTAAGGGATTTGGTAGCGGTATTTTTATGAGAATATTGActttacatttaaattattttaaaggtcaaactaaaattattatacttgtttatattttttagtcTAACAACGCAGAATCTGCTTCATTTAACACgaacattttttagggttccttacctcaaaaggaaaaagaaactcTTATTttatcacttggttgtctgtccgtcagtctgtcgtgtctgtctaaaaacctatagggtacttcccggaAGGTagagtaggtcttatagcacaagtacctaaagGAAAAATCCTTAAATCGTGAGTTTGTGCTTACATCATAAAGAGTTTAAAtgtgtttacaaaaaaaatgtttgctaAATATGCAGTGCTTTAAC belongs to Maniola jurtina chromosome 6, ilManJurt1.1, whole genome shotgun sequence and includes:
- the LOC123866268 gene encoding basic salivary proline-rich protein 2-like, with the protein product MKIVYDTIYYYLIFICVCTITCFCAENGTYKGNDESENNSASSRGGSIAEKTNCKDSNERVNKCFNRTDGIETSEIHKIPQKAILVTNKNDNNFQHRDISGPNSQKVNDKDLLDYGSFNREKYSPYEEFGLLPFRKWPSGQPPFWLSQSNPPDYTKPQSHNKNPMLDGTYYPHGKPLHSGELSSHGKPPYTGSSHHNRPHGESTHHNRPPKHDEHSSHIKQSPQGGPVLHDKQPPLGGRQLPHGGLSHYERPLQSHGVFSYGRPPPHGRPPHHSGSSHHDRPPSHSEPPAQGGSSHHNKPSHGGHQSPHGGSSNHDRPPPYGGSHSHGESPYQGKPPSHSRPPHHGGSTHYDKPPPQGGSSHHHKPPSHGGHQSPHGGPPQHNRPPPHSGSPPHGRPPHHGGSAHNDKPPPHGEHFSHNKPPPQGGSPHHDKQPDGGLSHHDKPPPHGGSPSHGKPPPHGHPSHSRPPHHGGSPPYDRPLTNCETPGGPSPPHGGPPHCIPFSQGELHPHGGSQNGPSAIETPLHEHPSQQTSNNDQETYGHPHQATTANPVNGDYSTTLNPAVIFRDDLLPLSLFQAQPVRPPYEIEDGYNYIHLIDVR